A genome region from Triticum aestivum cultivar Chinese Spring chromosome 2B, IWGSC CS RefSeq v2.1, whole genome shotgun sequence includes the following:
- the LOC123039996 gene encoding tyrosine N-monooxygenase-like, with amino-acid sequence MTLGTLVIMATMLVYFLLKNKRVLLSQKQWGQRGRLPPGPAALPIIGNMHQVILSKPAVFRWVHGLLKEMNTDIMCLRLGATHVIVVTCPQIASEVLRKNDEVFASRPTTFALGIFSFGYKGSIFSPHGDQWKKMRRILTVEILASSMERKLHHLRKEEYDYLVRYFSDLPASSTSGPGHDEVAHVAALFTALNHLYSFCVSDYFPALIGLDLDGHEKVSKDAMQTINRLHDPIIEERMHERSFTPEKGPRDFLDVLAHLKDAEGKPMLSLEDIRAQTAEMMFAAVDNPSNAVEWALAEMMNMPEIMQKATEELDAVVGKDRLVQESDIPQLNYLKSCIREAFRLHPYHALNVPHVAMADTTVAGYTIPKDSHILLSRLGLGRNPKIWTEPLEFQPERHLNTANVLLTDPGLRFISFSSGRRGCPGISLGTSMTMMLFARMLQGFTWTKLPGVKSINLQEGNAGLALAEPLVLQATPRLAAHLYI; translated from the exons ATGACTCTTGGTACTCTGGTTATCATGGCCACCATGCTGGTGTATTTTCTCTTGAAAAATAAAAGAGTGCTATTGTCCCAGAAGCAATGGGGGCAACGAGGCAGGCTGCCCCCGGGGCCTGCGGCGCTGCCCATCATCGGTAACATGCATCAGGTGATTCTGAGCAAGCCGGCGGTATTCCGATGGGTCCATGGCCTACTCAAGGAGATGAACACAGACATCATGTGCCTCCGTCTAGGAGCTACTCATGTCATTGTTGTGACATGTCCACAGATAGCCTCTGAGGTACTAAGAAAAAATGATGAAGTTTTTGCCTCCCGTCCCACCACCTTCGCCTTGGGCATATTCAGCTTCGGGTACAAGGGCTCCATCTTCTCACCACATGGAGACCAGTGGAAGAAGATGAGGCGCATCCTCACTGTTGAGATCCTCGCCTCGTCCATGGAGCGAAAGCTCCACCACCTCCGGAAAGAGGAGTACGACTACCTTGTGAG ATACTTCAGTGACCTACCAGCTTCATCCACTAGTGGGCCTGGACATGATGAGGTGGCACATGTTGCCGCTCTCTTCACAGCCCTCAACCATCTCTACAGCTTTTGTGTGTCCGACTACTTCCCTGCCCTCATAGGCCTCGACCTGGATGGCCATGAAAAGGTCTCCAAGGATGCCATGCAAACAATCAACCGGTTGCATGATCCTATTATAGAGGAGCGGATGCATGAAAGGTCATTCACTCCTGAGAAAGGGCCCCGAGACTTTTTGGACGTTCTGGCTCATCTTAAAGATGCAGAGGGAAAACCAATGCTTTCCCTAGAAGACATTAGAGCACAAACAGCG GAAATGATGTTTGCCGCAGTCGATAACCCATCTAATGCGGTTGAGTGGGCACTCGCTGAGATGATGAACATGCCAGAGATCATGCAAAAAGCAACCGAGGAACTCGATGCTGTCGTCGGTAAAGATAGACTGGTGCAAGAGTCTGACATTCCTCAGCTAAACTATCTCAAATCGTGCATCCGGGAGGCCTTCCGTTTACACCCATACCATGCTCTTAACGTACCCCATGTCGCCATGGCGGACACAACTGTTGCTGGCTACACCATTCCCAAGGATAGCCACATACTTTTAAGCCGGCTTGGACTTGGCCGCAATCCCAAGATCTGGACTGAACCACTGGAGTTTCAGCCTGAGAGGCATTTGAACACTGCGAATGTACTTCTCACTGATCCAGGCCTACGTTTCATTTCATTTAGCAGTGGGAGGAGGGGTTGTCCTGGGATTTCACTTGGTACCTCTATGACAATGATGTTGTTCGCAAGGATGTTGCAGGGATTCACTTGGACAAAGCTTCCCGGCGTTAAGAGTATCAATCTGCAAGAAGGCAATGCGGGCCTTGCACTAGCTGAACCCCTTGTTCTGCAAGCTACACCACGGTTGGCTGCACATCTCTATATATGA